Proteins found in one Macaca nemestrina isolate mMacNem1 chromosome 4, mMacNem.hap1, whole genome shotgun sequence genomic segment:
- the LOC105475516 gene encoding tissue factor pathway inhibitor 2, which translates to MDPTRPLELSILLLLLTEAALGDAAQEPAGNNAEICLLPLDYGPCRALLPRYYYDRYTQRCRQFLYGGCEGNANNFYTWEACDEACWRIEKVPKVCRLQVSVDDQCEGSTEKYFFNLSSMTCEKFSSGGCHRNWIENRFPDEITCMAFCAPKKSPSFCYSPKDEGLCSANVTRYYFNPRYKTCDAFTYTGCGGNDNNFVSREDCRRACAKALKRKKKIPKFRFASRIRKIRKKQF; encoded by the exons ATGGACCCCACTCGCCCCCTGGAGCTGTCGATTCTGCTGCTGCTCCTGACGGAGGCTGCACTGGGCGATGCTGCTCAGGAGCCAGCAG GAAATAACGCGGAGATCTGCCTCCTGCCCCTAGACTACGGACCCTGCCGGGCCCTACTTCCCCGTTACTACTACGACAGGTACACGCAGAGATGCCGCCAGTTCTTGTACGGGGGCTGCGAGGGCAACGCCAACAATTTCTACACCTGGGAGGCCTGCGACGAGGCTTGCTGGCGGATAGAAA AAGTTCCCAAAGTTTGCCGGCTGCAAGTGAGCGTGGACGACCAGTGTGAGGGGTCCACAGAAAAGTATTTCTTTAATCTAAGTTCCATGACATGTGAAAAATTCTCATCTGGTGGGTGTCACCGGAACTGGATTGAGAACAGGTTTCCAGATGAAATTACTTGTATGGCCTTCTGTGCACCAAAGAAAA GTCCATCATTTTGCTACAGTCCAAAAGATGAGGGACTGTGCTCTGCCAACGTGACTCGCTATTATTTTAATCCAAGATACAAAACCTGTGATGCTTTCACCTATACTGGCTGTGGAGGGAATGACAATAACTTTGTTAGCAGGGAGGATTGCAGACGTGCCTGTGCAAAAG ctttgaaaaggaaaaagaagatacCAAAGTTTCGCTTTGCCAGTAGAATCCGGAAAATTCGGAAGAAGCAATTTTAA